Part of the Quercus lobata isolate SW786 chromosome 6, ValleyOak3.0 Primary Assembly, whole genome shotgun sequence genome, GAGGGAATATCAAAGTTAAGTCCAGAAAGCTCTATGTCAAATTGACAagtccaaaattttctttttcgcCAAGTCATTcaagaatcattttttttaactcttgtGGGTTTAGGATACCACACCATCCAATGTATTAGGAAGACATGTCCAAGGATTATTTGTCTGCTTACACAGTAGACAACTGTTAGTAATCTAAGGTCCCAGCCCAACTTCCACTGACGAGGGTCTCTTTCAAAAGCAATGGCTACAACAAATGACTGAATTGCACTTGATAGGCACTGAAGGTTGGTGAAGATAAGCTTTGAAGAGTAAATTTTGAGAACCTGAGCCTGTATTGATCAAAATCAGTAACTCTGGTTAGTTATTACAAACATGGATTAGCATCTTATGGAAATGaaatgatataatatataagtTAAAATATACGATTTGAATCATCAAGAGAAAAGTAGATTTTAAAATCACTTTTTTGCCAATTATGCTTCCACTGCTGTCCCTAGAAGCAGAAGGCAAAGTAATGTTCCCTAGGAGGTAATACAACCCACATGTGCCTCTAGTCACATATATCAGATATGACCTAGTAACTAGAAAGAGTGACATGTGGTCTGATTGCTTCAGATTTGACATGGAGCATGGGAGATCTAATAAATGGACTCTCttcaaaattttccctttctttttactttttttattattttttaatccttggTTAGAGCAATTTTGTGATTGATAAGTAGCACAAATTAATCTCCTAAAGTGGTACCTGAAGTACAAGCCACAAACCCCAACAAATgattgaaatgaacaaaaagaaacatCCCAGTGTCCAATTTTTGCCAGAAGAAACATGAAGTTGATGATCTTGGTTTTTATGAAGTCCAAATAATGGATGATGGATTAAGGGTTTCATCTGAGGGCCATTATAAAATGCAAGGATCATCACACCAGCCATGCACGCTATCAAACCTGCAACCTTTGCAATCCCAGGGATTGTCCTCATGGTCACTTTCTCCATCCTGCAATGCAGTGACTGTCAATTGACTCTAATAAATATAACTGAACTGACTCAACAGGCATAAAAATTTAGTATAATTTTACAGCTTCTTTGGTAATTTTATTGCAACTAACttttgatcaaacacaaaacttTCAAACTTTTGGTAATAAATGAGCCTTAGTTGGGAATTTGACTGCTGACCCAAGGGGGAAATGCAGGGGTAGAAGCTTCTTTATGCAAAAAAACattgacaattttaaaaataggaGCTTCTTTATGCaaagtacttttttttaccGGAGTATCTAACATAACAAATTTTTACTACAAACATTACAGACTATCTAGTTTCTTGGTTTTCTTTCTCAATAACATTaagaaaatgatgaagaaagaaagaataaatcaataaaatccTTATgtgacccaaaaaaagaaaaaaaaaaaagagatcgCAAATAACTACCTGAGCAACACTGCGaagaaaaatgttgtgacaGGAAGGCAATTTACTGTTGCAGCACCCAAAGTTGCAGATGTATAAATAAGGGCGACACAATAAATATTCAGGGACAAAGTAATCCTGAAATGCAAAATAGCTGGGAGATTATAGATCTAAAACTTCCTCCATATCAACAATATCAAACTTTTCAAACATAATTCACAATGTAAATTCATTACATTCTTGAAATGACTACAAGTTAAGAGGCATTTCTTTCAAGGGCACCAAGAGAAAGCTTTAAAAATCATACATACCCCACAAAAGCAAGCACAAATATTTTGCAGAAGATCATGAATGACAGCGGTGTTGCATTCTTCCTGgaatccaaaacaaaacaacaaggTTACTCTTATGAAATAAACAGCATAAAGAGAAGAAATCATATATAATTACCGTTCAAAAATCATGACGAGAGGGAATAAGAAAACAGTTCCAACTAGTTGTCTATAGAACATGAAAATGTAACTGTTCATGCCACCATTGAACACTGCTTTGGAGAGTAAGATCATGCCAGCATATATAGCTTGTATTAAAATCACAGCCAAATATGACTTCTTTGAACCCATTGACAATGATATAAGCTTGAACCTCTTGGACTTTATGTTCGGGTAGATCACAAAGACTGAAAGTGGTTTATATAGGCACCTCAATGATGAGAAATGacaaaaatcattaataaataaCCCATACCTTGTATAGTTAGGATGATTATAATAATTTCGTCAAAAAAAAGGATGATTATAATAATGGTTGCTAATGGTGCATCGATTCTCTAAGCAATATCGGTAATACTCTGTtgtagcattttaatattaaatgatTCCTAATCAAGGACGGACCTACACTAGGGCAGAGGggcccttatatatatatataattaatctctctctcttcctctaatgaAATCTAAAGGAAATCCAATTAGGTTTCAATTTAatactcaattttgcaccatatgtcctatctaatttttaattttgtgccaagtatattattgaatgtaaaaatCGAGGAGttcaaatctaattagattctaaattgaattttaattggagtccaattttgaGCCATAtgtccatctaatttttaaaaaaaaattgtggcaagtgaattattgagtgcaaAACCTGAaaagtctaaatccaattaaattctaaattatatatatatatatatatatatatatatatgttttagaaatgtatggttttaaaaaagtgtaagctaatactatatataatttgaacattttcttaaaaaaatgtataatttgaatagtgtaattataattatttttaattgtacttgTACATATACACTGGCTTAGATAATGAAAATCTACAAATCTACTCCATTATTAACGAGTCCAAATCTTTTATCTCACTTTTCCTACTCCATCCTAtgctccaccaataaaaacttgccacatgttctcctaattaattaattactaccattaattaataatggtggtattaataagttaataatggtagtatttaattaattaggtgaacatatggcaagtttttattgatggagtatagagtggagcaggaaaagtggAACTGGAGATTTAAACTCATTATTAACATGTaactaaattatattaatagATCAAAAACTCCTCTACCCCATTATTAACATGTACTCCCATTAAATTAGATTAATGGACTTAATTAATCAAAGGTTGGAAAatagatttaattaatattaatggaCTAATTAATATCTAACAATTAATTTGGGTAGTAAAATTAAAGCCCATTAGATCAAtattaatatctaaaaattaatttgtgtaGTAAAATTAAAGCCTATTagattaatattaatattaatattcaGCAATGAATATTGAAACCTTATGCAAAGGTTATCACCGCACATTCTTGgcgtgatggtcactccacaaatacataatttttgtGAGGTAGGGGGCAAAGGCCAGAATTCAAGTTTTTGAGTagaaacttcacacacatatacacttaaattagattagagtaaaatt contains:
- the LOC115950797 gene encoding WAT1-related protein At5g64700-like; translated protein: MGSKKSYLAVILIQAIYAGMILLSKAVFNGGMNSYIFMFYRQLVGTVFLFPLVMIFERKNATPLSFMIFCKIFVLAFVGITLSLNIYCVALIYTSATLGAATVNCLPVTTFFFAVLLRMEKVTMRTIPGIAKVAGLIACMAGVMILAFYNGPQMKPLIHHPLFGLHKNQDHQLHVSSGKNWTLGCFFLFISIICWGLWLVLQAQVLKIYSSKLIFTNLQCLSSAIQSFVVAIAFERDPRQWKLGWDLRLLTVVYCGTMVTGVSYYLQAWVIEKKGPVFQAMSTPLNLIITIIGSVFLLGDVISLGSVLGGILLVVSLYGVLWGKSKERSVEIPSGAQVQSEIPRIESKEEEVASNEPPSLV